CTTCGTGCCAATCATTAACTACATAGAATCCTAATACAGTTGTAAGCTTTTCATATGATAATGGATATCCAGGTCCTACTCCATTTTGTCTTCCAACTAAAACTTTTGTTCCTTCTGGCACACAAATTCCAGCTTCTTTTGCAATATATTCAGCTGCTCTTCCTACAAATTTTGCATTCATTGCATGTCCTTGTTTAAATAATAGCTTACATACTTTAGCTGTTTCATCTTCGCTCATAAAGTATGCTCCTTGCTTTCTTAACTCACTGATTACTTCATTTTCATTACATTTTTCACAAACTATTGATTGTTCTGAAGCACATATAGTACCATTATCAAAAGTTTTACTTGCAATAATTCTTTCTACTGCTTTTTGAACATTTGCTGTTCTTTCAATATAAGCTGGAGAGTTTCCTGCACCTACTCCTAATGCTGGTTTTCCAGAACTATAAGCAGCTTTTACCATTCCTGGTCCTCCAGTTGCAATTATCATAGCAACTTCTGGAGCTTTCATTAATTCATTTGTTGCTTCCATAGTACAAATTTCTACACAGTTAATAATATCTTCTGGAGCTCCTGCTGCTATAGCAGCTTCTTTCATTAATCTTGCAGCTTCTCTAGTACATTTTTGAGCTGATGGATGTGGTGAAAATAAAATAGCATTTCTTGATTTTAGAGCTATTATAGATTTATAAATAGCTGTAGATGTTGGATTTGTTGAAGGTACTATTCCTAAAACAAGTCCCATAGGTTCTGCAACTGTTAATATTTTTTTCTCTTCATCTTCTTCTATAATATCTACTGTTTTCATATCTTTTATAGCTTCATAAACCATTGTAGATGCCATATGATTTTTAAATTCTTTATCTTGAACCTTTCCAAAACCTGTTTCTTCAACTGCCATTTTTGCTAAATAAAATCTATTTTCTTCAGCAACTCTTACCATATTTTTTAAAATACATTCAACTTGTTCTTGAGTATATTCAGCCATTTTTGCTGCTGCAATTTTTCCTCTTCTTGCAAGGTCTCTTGCTCTTTGAATTGATTCCAAATCCTTATCAAATTCCATTATTCTTCACCTCTTAAATTATAAAACTCTAGTATTCTATTTATTAAATTTTCCTTATTAAGTTTTGAAATTGTTCTGTTACTTAAATTTAGTTCTTGATATTCTTTCAGCAATTTTCTTAGTTCTGAAATTTTTAATATATTTAATTCAGAAATTATTTCCTCTTTTTTATTCTCCCTTAAATATTCCTCAATATCTTTTCTAGTAAACTTTTTTTCTTCGATTGCTATTTCTATCTTTTCCTCTTCAACAATTTCCAGATTTTCTACTTGAGAATCAGCTTCTAAACTATCACTAAATATTTCATCTTCACTTTCTGTTTCTTCAATTTTTTCAACAACTATCTCTTTTTCTAAGATCTGTTCTTTAACTTCTACATCAGTTATATTTTCTTTTATCTCTTCTTTTTTTTGTCCAAATTCCATTATAGCTTTTAAATCTTCATGTGGTCTCGGGATAATATGTTCAGAAATTAAGAACTCCTCACCTAAAGTTTTTACTGCTGCAACACCTGCATCTACAGCTGCTCTAACTGCTCCCACATCTCCATTTACTATTATTGTAACTAGTCCTCCACCAACATAAACTTTTTCTAAAATTTGAACATTTGCTGATTTTGTCATAGAATCTGCACTTTCAATAGCAGCTAACAATCCTTTTGTTTCAATCATTCCTATTGCCTGCATCTACTATTTCCCCTCCAAAATCAAATTTTCTCTAGTCCATGTAATTTTTTCAGAGATGGAAAAAAACTTAGCTCTCTCTTCTATATGAAAATTAATAGCTTTTACTGTTGAAGGAATATAAATAATATCTCCCTCTTTTCCTTCATAAGTTCTTTTATCTATTTCAAAGGAAACTTTTCCATCAGTGATATAAAGAATCTCTTCTGAGGCTATCTTCTTTAAAAAATTAGAGTTTTCTATCTCTAAAATAGTTGCTCTTTTCTCTTTATCTTGTAAAACTTCTTGATATGAAATATTTACATTTTCATCTTTTATATGGTTAAAAGTCATATTTTTCCCTTTTATAAGAGTAAAACCTGACAAATCTTTTTCTTGATCAAAATTTTTCTTAGTCAATAAGCTCATTATTAAATCACGATATGTCTCTTCTTTAGCTAATAGTTTAAAAAAGTCTATAACCTTCTCCATATCTATATCTTTAAATTCTCTTTTAGTGTCAGCAAATTTTTCTTTTAAAACTATTTCCATGTTATTATTTGCTATAATATCTTTAGCTGAAGGTGTTAAAATAGTTTTAGAAGTTATATAAACTTTTTTTTCGCCTTTTTCCAAGATCTCTTCAATTTGGCTGGCACATATTAACTCTTTCATCTTTTCACACCCTTTCACTATTAATCAAGAATACAATCTGCATCTATTATTCCAACTACCACAGCATCTGCTGGAATCCTTTCATCATTAAACATCTCTCTTGCTGATGATCCTATCGAGATAATAACTCTATCTCCTATTCCAGCACCTATAATATCTGCAGCTATTATTCTTTTTCCTGTTCTTGATTCATCTCCAGTTAGTTCTTCAACTAATAAGAATTTTAAACCATTTAATTTTTCAGCTTTTCTTGTAGCCCAAACATTTGAAATTACCTTTGCAAGTATCATTTTTCCTCCCTTAATCTAAAATATTAGAAGTACAACTTAATGCTATTCCCAATGGTGTTACAAACATAGGGTTTTTAGGCTTATATGTATGGACTTTTGTATATTTTTCTATAATTTCTTCTATCCCTGTTAAACAGGCTGTTCCCCCAACTAAAGAGATACTATCAACATCATAACCATCTATATGATCCGCTATAATTGATGCGACTTTCTCTATAACAGGTTTTAATACTGGTAATAACTCCTTATGATTCTTAGGATCTCTCTTATATTTATCTGCTTCTTCAAAATTCTTTCTATACATTCCAGAAATTACTAATGAAAAATGTGTTCCTCCAGTAGCTTCATCTGCAACTGCTATCACTTCTCCATTTTTTATTATAGAAGTTCCTGTAGTTCCTCCACCTATATCAACTACTGCACCATTTTGTAATTTTAAAACTTCATTAGCAGCTGTTGGCTCATCTAAAATATTTGTAAGTTCAAATCCTGCAGCTTGAACAACATTCTTTACAGCTCCTCCATCTAAACTATCTGTTCCTGGTGGAAGGGCTACTGCTGCATAAATTAATTCTGTTTGAAGTTTTTTCTCTAACTCCTCTTTCATCTCTCTAACTAATTTTATTGCACCGATGTAATCAACTACCATTCCATCTTTGACAACATCTGCATATTTATATGCTCCTGCTACAGGTTTATAATTTTCATCTAGAACAGCTAAAACAACACAAGCAGTTCCTAAATCAACTCCTGTATAATATACTGATGATTTTCTTAATATTGGTTTCTTTATAACTTTTTCAAACTCCTCTACTAATTCATCACAGTATCTATAATCTATTTGTTTTTCTGACACTGTTCTCCTCCTAATAATTCAACTACTATATTAAAGATCTTGCTCTTCACATATTTTAAATTTTGAAGAAAGATTTTCATATCATCATCAATTTCACTCTCTAAAATCTCTTCTTCTAAAAAGCTCATTTCATATAAAATAGAGTGTAACTTAAATATTCCCACTGCATTTTTATTGTGAATATAGATATCATGTATCTCTACATCTTCCAACATTATATTTTCTATTTTTTCTTCCTTTAAACTATTTTTCTTATTTAAACTTCTAAAGCTTCTAGCAACTTCTAAAAGTTTTTGAGCTAAAGGCATATTTTTTTCTAAATTCTCAGATACTAAAGAAAAAAGTTGTGATTCAAAAGATTTGATTTTATAGACATATTTGCTTTTTTTCAAGTTAATTTTTTCTTCTACTTTTATAATATTGATATTTTTATTAAATTTAACTTGTTCCTTCTTTGGTTCTTTAACTTTCTCTATCTCTTTTTTTATCTCTTCTTTTTCCTCTTTATTTTCTACTTTTATTCTTTTATCTACTAAAAATTGTCGCCCTCCTGGAGTTAATCTTTGCTCCTTTTCTAATTTAAAAATTTCAAAGGGCGTTTTTTTATATATTTCTCTTAAATATTGTTCGGTAATAAATTTAAGCATTATTTTTCACCTACCATGCTCTTTTACCTAAAAAATTTTTAATGTCTTATAACTTTTACAGACATACCACTATTTTTTATGTACCCTTCTATTCTTTCTAAATCTTCAGATGACAAGCTTGGGTCCTCTTTTATAGCATATTCCATTCCTAACTGGTTATATTTATTAACTCCCATCTTATGATAAGGTAATAAATCTACACCTTTTAAGTTTTTATAATTTTTATACGGTAACAAAAGCTCAACTAATTTTTCTATATCTTCTTTGCTATCGTTTACTCCTTTTAATAAAGGAAGTCTTATATGAACATTATATTTATTCTCTAATAAATACTTTAGATTTTTTATAATCTGTTCATTTCTTACTCCAGTCCAATAAAAATGCTTTTCAGAATCTATCTGTTTTAAGTCAAAAAGAAACAGATCTACAAATTCAGCAACTTTTTCTATAACACTGCTTGAGGTATATCCACAAGTTTCAATAGCTGTATTGATTCCTTCATTCTTACATGCCATTAATAAACTTAGTGCTGCTTCTGGTTGCATTAAAACTTCTCCACCTCCAAGAGTAACTCCCCCTCCTGAAGTCTCGTAAAAAGGTCTATCCTCTTCTACTATTTTTAAGATTTCTGAAATGCTTTTTTGTTCCCCAACTATACTAATAGCTGAATTATAACAAGCCTCTTCACATTTTCTACAACCTATACAATCTGTAGTCCTGTCTATAAGATGAGTGCCATCTGCACTCATCTTATGTACTCCTACAGGACAAACATTTACACAAGCACCACAGTCTTGACATAGATTCTTTTTAAAAAGCACTCTACTTTTTTTCATTAATCCTTCAGGATTTGCACACCATTTACATCTCAATGGACACCCTTGGAAAAAAACTAATGTTCTTACTCCCGGTCCATCATACATGTTATATTTTTGTATATTAAATATAGTGGCTTTCCTTTCTATAAGACTATTCTGCTCTTTATTCATATCATTTTCTCCATATTTTTAAAAATGTGTTAATACAGTTCTACTAATAATCTCATCTTGTACATCTTTACATAGTTCAACAAAGTATGCACTATATCCTGCAACACGTACTATTAGATCTCTATGAGCTTCTGGATTAATTTGAGCATCTTTTAACACTTTATTATCTAAGTAGTTAAATTGCATCTCTCCAAGTTGTAACATACATGCTGTACGTAACAATGTGATTATTCCATTTTCTCCCTCTGGAGTTTCTAGTAGTCCAGATATTAGTTTGAAGTTATGAACCATTCCAATATTCATATTATCACAAGACATTTTTGATACTGATTTAATTATAGCTGTAGGTCCTTTTGTATCTGAACCTTGGCTTGGACTGATTCCATCTGATAATGGTGTCCATGCTTTACGTCCATTTGCTGTAGCTCCTGTTAATTGTCCAAATGGAGTATTGTTAGAAATTGATAGTGTTCCATGACTTAACACAGAGTATAGTGTCTTATATTTTCTGTGTTCCATCTCTGTAAAGTTAATTAGATCAGTTGCTATATAGTCAGCATAGTCATCATCGTTTCCATATTTTGGAGCTTCTATACAATCTTTTCTAACTTTTTCATATCCTACAAAGTCAGCTTTAAGTGCATCTCTTATCTCTTTTAAAGTATATTTTTTATCATCAAATACTAATTTTTTAATTGCTGCCATTGAGTCAACATAAGTTGCTAGTCCACTCCATACAACTCCTGGTCCAAAGTTATACATAGCTCCACCAGCTTCTACTCCTCTACCTTTTTCCATACATCCTTCATACATTAATGACATTAAAGGTTTTGGTGCTACTTCTCTGTGAACTCTTTGAGATATTACAGTTGCTATACTTGTCCATTTTGTTATATATTTAATTTGTTCTTTTACTGCTGCATCAAATTCTTCATAAGTTTTAAATTGATCTAAATCTCCTAGATCTGGACAAACTTGTTTTCCATACCATAGAGGTACTCCATTATTTAACACAAGCTCTATACAAATAGGCCATTGTGTATATCCTGTTGATGTCCATTGATATAATCTTCCAGCTTTTTGAGGTTCAACACATCCCATTAAGCAATAATCTCTTGCATCTTCTATAGATACACCTTTTGCTAGCATCATTTTGATATGTACATCATCAAAGTGACAAGCTGGGAATCCTAATCCTGCTTTAATTACTTGAACAATTTTCTTTAAGTAAGCGTTTGGTGATCCTTTGTGAATACGACATGCTAATGATGGTTGGTATACTTTTACATGTCTTACAGCATCCATTAATAAGTATGTTAAATCATTTGTAGCATCTACTCCTGATCTAGTAACTCCTCCTACACACATATTTACAAATGGTTGATATCCTGCGAAGAATTTAGATCCTCCTTCACTTGTGATCCACATAACTTCAGACATTTTTATAAGCATACATCCTGCTAATTCAAATGCTTCAAATTTTGACATTCTTCCACTTTCAATATCAGCTTTAAAGAATGGATACATATATTGGTCAACACGTCCAATTGACATTCCTGTTTGGTTTTCTTCTACTACTAAAAGTGATTCTATTGTCCAAACTGCTTGAATTGCTTCCCAGAAAGTTGTAGGTTTATGTGCTGGAACTCTTGCGTTAACTTCAGAAATTTTTAGTAGTTCAGCTTTTCTTTTTGGATTTGTTTCTTTTGCAGCTAATTCAGCAGCGTAATCTGATAGACGCTTAGCATATATCATTACCCCTTCAGCTGTATCTATTATTGATTTATAGAAATAGATCTTATCAATATCTTCTGGATTAGCATATGATAAAGTTTCTAATTTTTCTTCTGCTTCTCTTTTAATATCAAGCATTCCTTTTTTCATTAATATTAC
This DNA window, taken from uncultured Fusobacterium sp., encodes the following:
- a CDS encoding acetaldehyde dehydrogenase (acetylating); protein product: MEFDKDLESIQRARDLARRGKIAAAKMAEYTQEQVECILKNMVRVAEENRFYLAKMAVEETGFGKVQDKEFKNHMASTMVYEAIKDMKTVDIIEEDEEKKILTVAEPMGLVLGIVPSTNPTSTAIYKSIIALKSRNAILFSPHPSAQKCTREAARLMKEAAIAAGAPEDIINCVEICTMEATNELMKAPEVAMIIATGGPGMVKAAYSSGKPALGVGAGNSPAYIERTANVQKAVERIIASKTFDNGTICASEQSIVCEKCNENEVISELRKQGAYFMSEDETAKVCKLLFKQGHAMNAKFVGRAAEYIAKEAGICVPEGTKVLVGRQNGVGPGYPLSYEKLTTVLGFYVVNDWHEACELSIELLQNGIGHTMSIHTEDKNVVRKFAKKPASRILVNAGGSQGGTGATTGLMPAFTLGCGTWGGSSVSENVTPLHLLNLKRVAYGLIESNELKLNNSMSHNVEVKNQCKERFENIEETINSLGKEELLGLIDQIVASMKG
- a CDS encoding EutN/CcmL family microcompartment protein, with amino-acid sequence MILAKVISNVWATRKAEKLNGLKFLLVEELTGDESRTGKRIIAADIIGAGIGDRVIISIGSSAREMFNDERIPADAVVVGIIDADCILD
- the eutJ gene encoding ethanolamine utilization protein EutJ, translated to MSEKQIDYRYCDELVEEFEKVIKKPILRKSSVYYTGVDLGTACVVLAVLDENYKPVAGAYKYADVVKDGMVVDYIGAIKLVREMKEELEKKLQTELIYAAVALPPGTDSLDGGAVKNVVQAAGFELTNILDEPTAANEVLKLQNGAVVDIGGGTTGTSIIKNGEVIAVADEATGGTHFSLVISGMYRKNFEEADKYKRDPKNHKELLPVLKPVIEKVASIIADHIDGYDVDSISLVGGTACLTGIEEIIEKYTKVHTYKPKNPMFVTPLGIALSCTSNILD
- the cutD gene encoding choline TMA-lyase-activating enzyme, which encodes MNKEQNSLIERKATIFNIQKYNMYDGPGVRTLVFFQGCPLRCKWCANPEGLMKKSRVLFKKNLCQDCGACVNVCPVGVHKMSADGTHLIDRTTDCIGCRKCEEACYNSAISIVGEQKSISEILKIVEEDRPFYETSGGGVTLGGGEVLMQPEAALSLLMACKNEGINTAIETCGYTSSSVIEKVAEFVDLFLFDLKQIDSEKHFYWTGVRNEQIIKNLKYLLENKYNVHIRLPLLKGVNDSKEDIEKLVELLLPYKNYKNLKGVDLLPYHKMGVNKYNQLGMEYAIKEDPSLSSEDLERIEGYIKNSGMSVKVIRH
- the cutC gene encoding choline trimethylamine-lyase, which gives rise to MEIREFLNKFMEATENMSNEEREALLKMFQGVSNEIRKEAGHHCCSDHCETEVPEGITERLKRLRENYLKQVPSITIHRAKVITKIAQENPGMPKAILRGKSFKHCCETAPLVIQDNELIVGCPNGAPRAGAFSPDIAWRWMETELDTIGKRPQDPFYISEEDKKVLREQIFPFWRGKSVDEYCEDQYREAGVWELSGESFVSDCSYHAVNGGGDSNPGYDVILMKKGMLDIKREAEEKLETLSYANPEDIDKIYFYKSIIDTAEGVMIYAKRLSDYAAELAAKETNPKRKAELLKISEVNARVPAHKPTTFWEAIQAVWTIESLLVVEENQTGMSIGRVDQYMYPFFKADIESGRMSKFEAFELAGCMLIKMSEVMWITSEGGSKFFAGYQPFVNMCVGGVTRSGVDATNDLTYLLMDAVRHVKVYQPSLACRIHKGSPNAYLKKIVQVIKAGLGFPACHFDDVHIKMMLAKGVSIEDARDYCLMGCVEPQKAGRLYQWTSTGYTQWPICIELVLNNGVPLWYGKQVCPDLGDLDQFKTYEEFDAAVKEQIKYITKWTSIATVISQRVHREVAPKPLMSLMYEGCMEKGRGVEAGGAMYNFGPGVVWSGLATYVDSMAAIKKLVFDDKKYTLKEIRDALKADFVGYEKVRKDCIEAPKYGNDDDYADYIATDLINFTEMEHRKYKTLYSVLSHGTLSISNNTPFGQLTGATANGRKAWTPLSDGISPSQGSDTKGPTAIIKSVSKMSCDNMNIGMVHNFKLISGLLETPEGENGIITLLRTACMLQLGEMQFNYLDNKVLKDAQINPEAHRDLIVRVAGYSAYFVELCKDVQDEIISRTVLTHF